The following are encoded in a window of Pseudomonas sp. St316 genomic DNA:
- a CDS encoding N-formylglutamate amidohydrolase — protein MRESIECAESGLYTRPPYRLVREDSEHPVLLVCEHASRYIPDALNDLGLDETASQEHIAWDIGALALAERLSETLGATLLSANYSRLLIDLNRPLHVPDSIPAQSEIYQVPGNHALDETTREYRQQRLFHPFHDRLQALIDQRLAANRPVRVVGIHSFTPVFYGQPRALEAGVLFGEAKEYAQRIVDGLGRHSLRAAGNQPYKINPLTDMTVPVHGDGRGLDSVLIEVRNDQLRSPEAVRTWSAYLAPLL, from the coding sequence AGGACTCCGAACACCCGGTGCTGCTGGTGTGCGAACACGCCAGTCGCTACATTCCCGATGCGCTGAACGACCTGGGGCTGGATGAAACCGCGTCTCAGGAGCACATAGCCTGGGACATCGGTGCCCTGGCCTTGGCTGAACGCCTGTCCGAAACCCTCGGCGCAACGTTGCTGTCGGCCAATTACTCACGGCTGTTGATCGACCTCAACCGCCCGCTGCATGTGCCCGACAGCATTCCGGCCCAGAGCGAGATCTACCAGGTTCCGGGTAACCATGCCCTGGACGAAACCACTCGCGAATATCGCCAGCAGCGCCTGTTCCATCCCTTCCATGATCGGTTGCAGGCGTTGATCGACCAGCGCCTGGCCGCCAACCGACCGGTGCGCGTGGTGGGCATCCACAGTTTCACCCCGGTGTTCTATGGCCAGCCGCGGGCCCTGGAAGCGGGCGTGCTGTTCGGCGAAGCCAAGGAGTACGCCCAGCGCATCGTCGACGGGCTGGGCCGGCATTCACTGCGAGCGGCGGGCAACCAGCCCTACAAGATCAACCCCTTGACCGACATGACGGTGCCGGTGCACGGCGATGGCCGCGGCCTGGATTCGGTGTTGATCGAAGTACGCAACGACCAACTGCGCAGCCCCGAGGCGGTGCGGACCTGGAGCGCCTACCTGGCGCCCCTGCTGTAG